One part of the Vicia villosa cultivar HV-30 ecotype Madison, WI linkage group LG6, Vvil1.0, whole genome shotgun sequence genome encodes these proteins:
- the LOC131613671 gene encoding histone-lysine N-methyltransferase, H3 lysine-9 specific SUVH5-like: protein MGPQLKPCGPSSYKTDPQYKVFQGIQNCEPSSSKTGSQFKLRGPSSSKTGPQFKPRGPSSSKADSQLKAFQITQNCRPSSSKSASLIKPFKVSKKTISSENFNNKTSWSKVQRTNEPEENNPPLFKSFKKKVEATKPHLQQRYSDDATSSYSNNREKDRTSFENHSSLISHEKAKNKVEFALKHFQTFVRTSTLSGDAIPIEASKILKRRGKFVHDEKKIIGDVPGIEVGDEFQYFEVLNVVGLHRNIFNGIDHVRHKGELIATSIVSCRLYDDKLDDAKLVISTGEQGNVINNQNQLKENLALINSYFAKNPVRVIIKLNSKNGSGRLNGGEKYCYYGLYKIDRIDPEIGKSGYKLLLVKSPDQKKVVCSELRKYKQIVKREKCLKYVEDVSMGKEYLPIPMINCVDSESVPNFRYITRMVNRCKSKMVNPLKGNVGCECVGNCTDSDKCSCAVKNGGNFPFNRNGTIEATKKDMVYEYGPYCKCSSKCRNRVSQNGIKFPLEIFKTEAKGWGVRSKKKIPSGSFICEYLGEIIEDKKAVKMIDNDEYLFNIGNTNRKDGVFTIDACKYGNVARFINHSCCPNLFCQNILFDHDDVRMPHIMLFAAEDIPRKTELTYNYNYKIGQVVDKGVVKKKYCYCGASECVGRLY, encoded by the coding sequence ATGGgcccacaacttaaaccatgtgGACCCTCCTCTTACAAAACAGACCCACAATATAAAGTGTTTCAAGGAATCCAAAATTGTGAACCCTCCTCTTCCAAAACGGGTTCACAATTTAAACTACGTGGACCCTCCTCTTCTAAAACGGGTCCACAATTTAAACCACGTGGACCCTCCTCTTCTAAAGCGGACTCACAACTTAAAGCATTTCAAATAACCCAAAATTGTAGACCCTCCTCTTCTAAATCAGCCTCTTTGATTAAACCATTTAAAGTCTCCAAGAAGACAATATCTTCTGAAAACTTCAACAATAAGACATCATGGTCAAAGGTTCAAAGAACCAATGAACCTGAGGAAAACAACCCACCACTATTCAAAAGCTTTAAAAAGAAAGTTGAAGCTACAAAACCGCATTTACAGCAGCGTTATTCTGATGATGCAACTTCAAGTTACAGCAACAACAGAGAGAAAGACAGAACATCCTTTGAAAACCATTCGTCATTGATTTCTCATGAAAAGGCAAAGAACAAAGTAGAATTTGCATTGAAGCACTTTCAAACCTTTGTAAGGACGTCTACTCTTTCCGGTGATGCAATTCCTATTGAAGCGTCAAAAATTCTGAAACGTAGAGGCAAATTTGTTCACGATGAGAAAAAGATTATAGGAGATGTCCCAGGAATAGAAGTTGGTGACGAGTTTCAGTATTTTGAAGTACTCAATGTTGTTGGTCTCCATCGTAATATCTTCAATGGAATTGATCATGTTAGACATAAAGGGGAGTTGATTGCAACTAGCATTGTTTCTTGCCGGTTATATGATGATAAACTTGATGATGCCAAATTGGTGATTTCTACTGGAGAACAAGGTAATGTTATTAATAATCAAAATCAACTTAAAGAAAATCTCGCATTGATCAACAGTTATTTTGCTAAGAATCCTGTTAGAGTTATAATTAAGTTAAATTCAAAGAATGGTAGTGGTAGACTTAATGGTGGTGAAAAATATTGTTATTATGGTCTTTACAAGATTGATAGGATTGATCCAGAAATTGGAAAATCGGGTTACAAGCTTCTTTTGGTTAAATCACCTGATCAGAAAAAGGTTGTTTGCAGTGAATTGAGGAAGTATAAACAAATTGTGAAAAGGGAAAAGTGCTTGAAATATGTTGAAGATGTTTCTATGGGAAAAGAGTATCTTCCTATACCTATGATTAATTGTGTGGATTCCGAAAGTGTTCCGAATTTTCGATATATTACTCGTATGGTTAATCGGTGTAAGTCTAAAATGGTCAATCCTCTTAAAGGAAATGTTGGGTGTGAATGTGTTGGTAATTGTACTGATTCTGATAAATGTTCTTGTGCTGTGAAGAATGGGGGAAATTTTCCATTTAACAGGAATGGAACTATTGAGGCAACAAAAAAGGATATGGTTTATGAGTATGGTCCTTATTGTAAGTGTTCTTCGAAATGTCGCAATAGAGTTTCTCAAAATGGAATTAAATTTCCTCTTGAGATTTTCAAGACTGAGGCAAAAGGATGGGGTGTGCGATCAAAAAAGAAAATTCCTTCAGGAAGTTTTATATGTGAGTATTTAGGTGAGATAATTGAAGACAAGAAAGCTGTGAAAATGATTGACAACGACGAGTATTTATTTAACATTGGTAATACAAATCGCAAGGATGGCGTGTTTACCATTGATGCATGTAAGTATGGTAATGTGGCGAGATTTATCAACCACAGCTGTTGTCCGAATttgttttgtcaaaatattctttttgatcatGATGATGTTAGGATGCCACACATCATGCTATTTGCAGCCGAAGACATTCCGCGGAAGACAGAGCTGACTTACAATTACAATTACAAGATAGGTCAAGTGGTTGATAAAGGAGTTGTGAAGAAGAAGTATTGCTATTGTGGAGCTTCCGAATGCGTTGGTAGACTGTATTAA